One Leucobacter muris DNA segment encodes these proteins:
- a CDS encoding ABC transporter ATP-binding protein translates to MIEFEHVSKVYPGGATAVHDFSCVVPSHRTVVLVGSSGSGKTTLLRMVNRMVDPTAGRVLIDGDDVRERDPVELRRSIGYVMQHGGLLPHRTVRDNVATVPILSGVSRREARTSAAGLLERVGLDPALGDRYPAQLSGGQQQRVGVARALAADPNILLMDEPFGAVDPIVRRELQRELLELQAELGKTIVFVTHDVDEAFLLGDEVVVLESGGRIAQRGAPAEILADPASDFVRDFVGADRAERRLRPVEVGGRSVAVDEDGRPVGVLGG, encoded by the coding sequence TGATCGAGTTCGAGCACGTGTCCAAGGTCTACCCGGGCGGCGCCACGGCGGTGCACGACTTCTCGTGCGTCGTGCCCTCCCACCGCACCGTCGTGCTGGTGGGCTCGTCGGGCTCGGGCAAGACCACCCTGCTGCGCATGGTCAACCGCATGGTCGATCCGACGGCGGGGCGCGTGCTCATCGACGGCGACGACGTGCGCGAGCGCGACCCGGTCGAGCTGCGCCGCTCCATCGGCTACGTGATGCAGCACGGCGGCCTGCTGCCGCACCGCACCGTGCGCGACAACGTCGCGACCGTGCCGATCCTCTCCGGCGTCTCGCGGCGCGAGGCGCGCACCTCGGCGGCCGGGCTGCTGGAGCGCGTCGGCCTCGATCCCGCGCTCGGCGACCGCTACCCGGCGCAGCTCTCCGGAGGCCAGCAGCAGCGCGTCGGGGTGGCGCGGGCGCTCGCGGCCGACCCGAACATCCTGCTCATGGACGAGCCCTTCGGCGCGGTCGACCCGATCGTGCGCCGCGAGCTGCAGCGCGAGCTGCTGGAGCTGCAGGCCGAGCTCGGCAAGACGATCGTGTTCGTCACCCACGACGTCGACGAGGCGTTCCTGCTCGGCGACGAGGTCGTGGTGCTCGAGAGCGGCGGGCGCATCGCCCAGCGGGGTGCGCCCGCCGAGATCCTCGCCGATCCCGCGAGCGACTTCGTGCGCGACTTCGTCGGCGCCGACCGCGCCGAGCGCCGCCTGCGCCCGGTCGAGGTCGGCGGCAGGAGCGTCGCCGTCGACGAGGACGGCAGGCCGGTGGGGGTGCTGGGCGGGTGA